In one window of Micromonospora cathayae DNA:
- a CDS encoding excinuclease ABC subunit UvrA has translation MSPTTHAADSHDLIRVYGARENNLRDVSVEIPKRRLTVFTGVSGSGKSSLVFGTIAAESQRLINETYSAFVQGFMPSMARPEVDVLDGLTTAIIVDQERMGGDPRSTVGTATDANAMLRILFSRLGQPHIGSPQAFSFNVASIRGSGAVTIERGGGTTERRSFSITGGMCPRCEGRGSVQDFDLTQLYDDSKSLNEGALTIPGFSMDGWYGRIFSGSGFFDMDKPIRRYTKRELHDLLHREPTKIKVEGINLTYEGLIPKIRKSMLAKDPGAMQPHIRAFVERAVTFTTCPDCGGTRLNEGARSSKIRGINIADACAMQISDLAGWVRDLDEPSVAPLLGKLRHTLESFVEIGLGYLSLDRPSGTLSGGEAQRVKMVRHLGSSLTDVTYVFDEPTAGLHPHDVARMNDLLLRLRDKGNTVLVVEHEPETIAVADHVVDLGPGAGTAGGTVCYEGTVEGLRASGTLTGRHLDDRATLKEKVRTPTGQLSIRNATTHNLRDVDVDIPLGVLVVVTGVAGSGKSSLVHGSIPAGAGVVSVDQTPIRGSRRSNPATYTGLLDPIRKAFAKANGVKPALFSANSAGACPTCNGAGVVYTDLAMMAGVATVCEECEGRRFQASVLEYRLGGRNISEVLGMSVTEATEFFGTGEARTPAAHAILARLADVGLGYLRLGQPLTTLSGGERQRLKLATHLGGGSGGVYVLDEPTTGLHLADVQHLLGLLDRLVDAGTSVIVVEHHQAVMAHADWIVDLGPGAGHDGGRVVFAGTPADLVAARSTVTGEHLAAYVSS, from the coding sequence ATGAGCCCGACGACGCATGCCGCCGACAGCCACGACCTGATCCGGGTGTACGGGGCGCGCGAGAACAACCTGCGGGACGTGAGCGTCGAGATCCCGAAGCGGCGGCTGACGGTGTTCACCGGGGTGTCCGGTTCGGGGAAGAGTTCGCTGGTGTTCGGCACGATCGCGGCCGAGTCGCAGCGGCTGATCAACGAGACGTACAGCGCGTTCGTGCAGGGCTTCATGCCGAGCATGGCCCGCCCTGAGGTCGACGTGCTGGACGGGCTGACCACCGCGATCATCGTCGACCAGGAGCGGATGGGCGGTGACCCGCGTTCCACGGTCGGCACCGCCACCGACGCCAACGCCATGCTGCGCATCCTGTTCAGCCGGCTCGGGCAGCCGCACATCGGCTCCCCGCAGGCGTTCTCGTTCAACGTCGCCTCGATCCGGGGCTCCGGCGCGGTCACCATCGAGCGCGGCGGCGGCACCACGGAGCGGCGGAGCTTCAGCATCACCGGCGGCATGTGCCCGCGCTGCGAGGGCCGGGGCAGCGTCCAGGACTTCGACCTGACCCAGCTGTACGACGACAGCAAGTCGCTCAACGAGGGCGCGCTGACCATTCCCGGTTTCAGCATGGACGGCTGGTACGGCCGGATCTTCAGCGGTTCCGGCTTCTTCGACATGGACAAGCCGATTCGCCGGTACACGAAGAGGGAACTGCACGACCTGCTGCACCGGGAACCGACCAAGATCAAGGTCGAGGGCATCAACCTGACGTACGAGGGCCTGATCCCGAAGATCCGCAAGTCGATGCTGGCCAAGGACCCGGGGGCGATGCAGCCGCACATCCGGGCGTTCGTGGAGCGGGCGGTCACCTTCACCACCTGCCCGGACTGCGGCGGCACCCGGCTCAACGAGGGTGCCCGGTCGTCGAAGATCAGGGGGATCAACATCGCCGACGCGTGCGCGATGCAGATCAGCGACCTGGCCGGCTGGGTCCGGGACCTCGACGAGCCGTCGGTGGCGCCGCTGCTGGGCAAGCTGCGGCACACCCTCGAATCGTTCGTGGAGATCGGGCTCGGCTACCTCTCCCTCGACCGGCCCTCGGGCACCCTCTCCGGCGGCGAGGCGCAGCGGGTCAAGATGGTCCGGCACCTCGGCTCCTCGCTCACCGACGTGACGTACGTCTTCGACGAGCCCACCGCCGGCCTGCACCCGCACGACGTGGCCCGGATGAACGACCTGCTGCTGCGGCTGCGGGACAAGGGCAACACGGTGCTGGTGGTGGAGCACGAACCGGAGACCATCGCGGTCGCCGACCACGTCGTCGACCTCGGCCCGGGAGCCGGCACGGCCGGCGGCACCGTCTGCTACGAAGGCACCGTCGAGGGCCTGCGCGCCAGCGGTACGCTCACCGGCCGCCACCTGGACGACCGGGCCACGCTCAAGGAGAAGGTACGCACGCCGACCGGCCAGCTGTCGATCCGGAATGCCACCACGCACAACCTGCGTGACGTCGACGTCGACATCCCGCTGGGGGTGCTGGTGGTCGTCACCGGCGTGGCCGGCTCCGGCAAGAGTTCCCTGGTGCACGGGTCGATCCCGGCCGGCGCGGGGGTGGTGTCGGTCGACCAGACCCCGATCCGGGGCTCCCGACGGAGCAACCCGGCCACGTACACCGGGCTGCTCGACCCGATCCGCAAGGCGTTCGCCAAGGCCAACGGGGTGAAGCCGGCGCTGTTCAGCGCCAACTCGGCCGGGGCCTGCCCGACCTGCAACGGTGCCGGCGTCGTCTACACCGACCTGGCGATGATGGCCGGCGTCGCCACCGTCTGCGAGGAGTGCGAGGGGCGGCGGTTCCAGGCGTCGGTGCTGGAGTACCGGCTCGGCGGCCGGAACATCAGCGAGGTGCTGGGCATGTCGGTGACCGAGGCGACGGAGTTCTTCGGCACCGGCGAGGCCCGTACCCCGGCCGCGCACGCCATCCTGGCCCGGCTCGCCGACGTGGGGCTCGGCTACCTGCGCCTCGGTCAGCCGCTCACCACCCTCTCCGGCGGCGAACGGCAGCGGCTCAAGCTCGCCACCCACCTGGGCGGCGGCAGCGGCGGCGTGTACGTCCTCGACGAGCCGACCACCGGTCTGCACCTCGCCGACGTGCAGCACCTGCTCGGCCTGCTGGACCGGCTGGTCGACGCCGGCACGTCGGTGATCGTCGTCGAGCACCACCAGGCGGTGATGGCGCACGCCGACTGGATCGTCGACCTGGGGCCGGGTGCCGGCCACGACGGCGGTCGGGTCGTGTTCGCGGGTACGCCGGCCGACCTGGTCGCCGCCCGCTCCACCGTCACCGGCGAGCATCTCGCCGCCTACGTCAGCAGCTGA
- a CDS encoding glycosyl hydrolase — MRKPPRAGALLAGAVATATALSVSLVTLPDAHAAASPCAVDWRVTNDWGTGATVAVTVTNNEATSINGWNLVWTFPGTQTVGDIWNATKSQSGATVTATNLSYSASIPGNGGTVGFGFNVTYNGSNPAPTTFTLNGLTCGDTAPTPTPTTPGPTPTTPAPTPTSTDPAPAGNLARGRPATASSAESTGHAAGLAVDGDTGTRWGSAYTDPQWIRVDLGATYPIRQVNLRWEAAYARAYQVQTSTDGTTWTTVHSTTTGDGGLDELTVTGTGRYVRVYGTARANPSWGYSLYEVEVYAVPPPPTPAPTCNQSPADSGANSKARGLLCYLATHSYVSGQTDAPDAERVRQLTGRYPAIVAFDFMEYTRGSIQTQQVVDWFTTNRGIVAFQWHWYCPRGGNYAANCDFVPDLTNPSSKLWQDIDLVVRELKKMGDAGIPVLFRPLHEANNNYMWWAKKGQSAYQQLWRLIFERAQLAGVDNVVWVFNGMASGQGTSLASWYPGDAYVDQVTSDYYQSWSDHSTCKAVGSNKTVAIAETFSPVNPATEPPWSYFVVWASRDWTGSGRDVPGLWRTAMANPRTISIDQLPDITKW; from the coding sequence ATGAGGAAACCACCACGGGCCGGCGCCCTGCTGGCCGGCGCGGTGGCGACGGCCACGGCGCTGTCCGTCAGCCTGGTCACCCTGCCCGACGCCCACGCCGCCGCGTCCCCGTGCGCCGTGGACTGGCGGGTCACCAACGACTGGGGCACCGGGGCCACCGTCGCGGTGACCGTCACCAACAACGAGGCCACCAGCATCAACGGCTGGAACCTGGTCTGGACCTTCCCCGGCACCCAGACCGTCGGCGACATCTGGAACGCCACGAAGAGCCAGTCCGGGGCCACCGTCACCGCCACGAACCTCAGCTACAGCGCCAGCATCCCCGGCAACGGCGGCACGGTCGGCTTCGGTTTCAACGTCACGTACAACGGGTCGAACCCGGCCCCGACCACGTTCACACTCAACGGCCTGACCTGCGGCGACACCGCCCCCACCCCGACCCCCACCACGCCGGGCCCCACGCCCACCACCCCGGCACCCACCCCCACGTCCACCGACCCGGCCCCGGCCGGCAACCTGGCCCGGGGCCGGCCGGCCACCGCGTCGTCGGCGGAGAGCACCGGCCACGCCGCCGGCCTGGCCGTCGACGGTGACACCGGCACACGCTGGGGCAGCGCCTACACCGACCCGCAGTGGATCCGGGTCGACCTGGGGGCCACGTACCCCATCCGGCAGGTCAACCTGCGCTGGGAGGCGGCGTACGCGCGGGCGTACCAGGTGCAGACCTCGACCGACGGCACCACCTGGACCACCGTCCACAGCACCACCACCGGTGACGGCGGCCTCGACGAACTCACCGTCACCGGCACCGGCCGGTACGTGCGGGTGTACGGCACCGCCCGCGCCAACCCGAGCTGGGGCTACTCGCTGTACGAGGTCGAGGTGTACGCGGTCCCGCCGCCACCCACCCCGGCCCCGACCTGCAACCAGTCCCCCGCCGACAGCGGAGCCAACTCCAAGGCCCGCGGCCTGCTCTGCTACCTCGCCACCCACTCCTACGTCAGCGGGCAGACCGACGCGCCGGACGCCGAACGGGTCCGCCAGCTCACCGGCCGGTACCCGGCGATCGTGGCGTTCGACTTCATGGAGTACACCCGGGGCAGCATCCAGACCCAGCAGGTCGTCGACTGGTTCACCACCAACCGCGGGATCGTGGCGTTCCAGTGGCACTGGTACTGCCCGCGCGGCGGCAACTACGCGGCCAACTGCGACTTCGTGCCGGACCTGACCAACCCGTCGTCCAAGCTGTGGCAGGACATCGACCTGGTGGTCCGGGAGCTGAAGAAGATGGGCGACGCCGGCATCCCGGTGCTGTTCCGGCCCCTGCACGAGGCCAACAACAACTACATGTGGTGGGCGAAGAAGGGCCAGAGCGCGTACCAGCAGCTCTGGCGGCTGATCTTCGAGCGGGCCCAGCTCGCCGGGGTGGACAACGTGGTGTGGGTGTTCAACGGCATGGCCAGCGGCCAGGGCACCTCGCTGGCGTCCTGGTACCCGGGCGACGCCTACGTGGACCAGGTGACCTCGGACTACTACCAGAGCTGGAGCGACCACTCCACCTGCAAGGCCGTCGGCAGCAACAAGACCGTGGCGATCGCGGAGACGTTCAGCCCGGTCAACCCGGCGACCGAGCCACCCTGGTCGTACTTCGTGGTCTGGGCGTCGCGCGACTGGACCGGCAGCGGCCGGGACGTCCCGGGGCTCTGGCGTACCGCGATGGCCAACCCGCGCACCATCTCCATCGACCAGCTCCCCGACATCACCAAGTGGTGA